In Deinococcus sp. QL22, the following are encoded in one genomic region:
- the mltG gene encoding endolytic transglycosylase MltG gives MTRLGKRKTPVWVWLLLAAVLLLLLAAGGAFLYLRSLLAPAGGAAYTLEVKPGDSLPRIARTLQDKGIIKNAEALRFVMRQDGTAGSLKEGFYDLNGTLTVQQVADKLAGPARIPTVNVTIPEGRRIKDLPAIFAKAGFDAAAIRAELNNAALSPYANTNLEGFVFPATYELRPKETPRKIVQMLVARMNDEFTPANVAKAKALGLSVRDWVILGSMVQAEAANNAEMPIIAGVFLNRLRDGIALGSDPTVAYGLGKDLPELDRSAGDFTKDTPYSTYTRQGLPAGPINNPGQAALLSVLSPNRKLPDGRDAVYFLHGLDGKIYVNADYQAHLRDIARYR, from the coding sequence ATGACCCGCCTCGGCAAGCGAAAAACGCCCGTGTGGGTGTGGCTGCTGCTGGCCGCCGTGCTGCTGCTGCTCCTGGCGGCGGGGGGCGCGTTCCTGTACCTCCGCAGCCTGCTCGCGCCTGCGGGCGGCGCGGCCTACACGCTGGAAGTCAAACCCGGCGACAGCCTGCCGCGCATTGCCCGCACCCTGCAAGACAAAGGCATCATCAAAAACGCCGAAGCCCTGCGCTTCGTGATGCGTCAGGACGGCACGGCGGGCAGCCTGAAAGAAGGTTTTTATGACCTGAACGGCACCCTGACTGTGCAGCAAGTGGCCGACAAATTGGCTGGCCCCGCCCGCATTCCCACCGTCAATGTCACCATTCCCGAAGGGCGGCGTATCAAGGACTTGCCGGCCATTTTTGCCAAAGCAGGCTTTGACGCTGCGGCGATTCGGGCCGAACTGAACAACGCGGCGCTGAGTCCCTACGCCAACACCAATCTGGAGGGCTTTGTGTTTCCGGCCACCTACGAACTGCGGCCCAAAGAGACGCCTCGCAAGATCGTGCAAATGCTGGTGGCCCGCATGAACGACGAATTTACGCCCGCCAACGTCGCCAAAGCCAAAGCGCTGGGCCTCAGTGTGCGCGACTGGGTCATTCTGGGCAGCATGGTGCAGGCCGAAGCCGCCAACAACGCCGAAATGCCCATCATCGCCGGAGTGTTCCTGAACCGCCTCCGCGACGGCATTGCGCTGGGCAGCGACCCGACCGTCGCATACGGCCTCGGCAAAGACCTGCCCGAACTAGACCGCAGCGCCGGAGACTTTACCAAAGACACGCCCTACAGCACCTACACGCGCCAGGGGTTGCCTGCTGGCCCGATCAACAACCCCGGTCAGGCCGCGCTGCTGTCTGTCCTCAGCCCCAACCGCAAGCTCCCCGATGGCCGCGACGCCGTGTACTTTTTGCACGGACTGGACGGCAAGATTTACGTGAACGCGGATTATCAGGCCCATCTGCGGGACATCGCACGGTATAGGTAA
- a CDS encoding carbohydrate kinase family protein, whose amino-acid sequence MTHSSSSSAPGLLATGRGPLVSLGDLAWDVLAKPDTILQPGGDTTGRMELLGGGSAANVAVWARRAGYPSTFVGKIGRDRFGELATADLEAEGVQAELTLSSHHRTGVILALIDQRGQRAMLTGQGADWELLPEELPRDVLTGAGHLHLTAWSLFRDPPRAAALEAARLAKAAGATLSLDPGSFQMIQQMGRENFLEIVDNIPFDIIFPNDDEARAMSHESDPERAIAWLRHRYPNALVVVKLDEEGALLDGPTQPRTRVAATRDHLLDATGAGDSFGGAFLAGWLAHGDAVRAAELGAQVGGWVVSRFGARPPADAELRARLASVGILAPVAVSAAPAAVTP is encoded by the coding sequence ATGACGCACTCTTCTTCCTCCTCTGCGCCCGGTCTGCTTGCCACTGGGCGCGGCCCCCTCGTTTCCCTGGGCGACCTCGCTTGGGATGTGCTGGCCAAACCCGACACCATCTTGCAGCCGGGCGGCGACACCACGGGCCGCATGGAACTGCTCGGCGGCGGCAGCGCGGCGAATGTGGCAGTGTGGGCTCGGCGGGCCGGATATCCCAGCACGTTCGTGGGCAAAATTGGCCGCGACCGGTTTGGAGAACTGGCGACCGCCGACCTTGAAGCCGAGGGTGTGCAGGCCGAACTGACCCTCAGCAGCCACCACCGCACCGGCGTTATTTTGGCCCTGATCGACCAGCGCGGCCAGCGGGCCATGCTGACCGGGCAGGGGGCAGACTGGGAACTGTTGCCGGAAGAACTGCCCCGCGATGTGCTGACCGGGGCGGGTCACCTGCACCTGACCGCCTGGAGCCTGTTCCGCGATCCGCCGCGTGCAGCGGCTTTAGAGGCGGCGCGATTGGCAAAAGCCGCCGGAGCCACGCTGAGCCTCGACCCCGGCAGCTTTCAGATGATTCAGCAGATGGGCCGCGAGAACTTTCTGGAAATCGTGGACAACATTCCCTTCGACATCATTTTCCCCAACGACGACGAGGCCCGCGCCATGAGCCACGAGAGCGACCCCGAACGGGCGATAGCTTGGCTCAGACACCGCTACCCGAATGCGCTGGTGGTGGTGAAATTGGATGAAGAAGGCGCGCTGCTGGACGGCCCCACCCAGCCCCGAACCCGCGTGGCCGCCACCCGCGATCATCTGCTGGACGCCACCGGCGCGGGCGACAGCTTTGGCGGCGCATTCCTGGCCGGATGGCTGGCACACGGTGACGCGGTGCGGGCCGCCGAACTTGGGGCGCAGGTGGGCGGCTGGGTGGTGTCGCGCTTTGGGGCGAGGCCGCCCGCCGACGCCGAACTCAGGGCGCGGCTGGCCTCGGTGGGCATTCTCGCTCCGGTGGCTGTGTCTGCAGCTCCTGCGGCGGTGACGCCATGA
- a CDS encoding cation:proton antiporter: protein MWRVWCWIVAGVACAGVTLGGWSLDGWAGAEAAHAAGDAAHTGPPAFLLQLTLLLGVSALAAYLSFRLGLIPIIGFLVAGVLAGPGALGLIRDQELIAAASEVGVMLLLFTIGIEFSLERLQRISRLIFLGGGLQVGLTVAAVTGALAAFGVGWQSAVFTGCLIALSSTAIVMRVLAERGQTGARTGQVALGILIFQDLAVVLMVLLVPMLAGQGGGVAGVALALAKAAGIIVFVLVAARRLVPPIMEVVARTCSNEIFLLTVVALCFGTASLTAAAGVSLALGAFLAGLLVSESRYGMQALGEILPLQILFSAAFFLSVGLQLDLGFLIRNLPTVLGVVLLMAVLKALVTGASVRLLGERAAIALPVALLTAQVGEFSFVLAGTGQALGLSFAGLGERGTQIFIAATVLLMGLTPAVAALAGPLATAGARWPGGKKREAVAAHTAAPPAEAEAHSALPVAGRVVFAGYGPHARLAARALSRAGLPYSVITRSPDGASELTGRGAPVLIADYTRAGLLRELNLASARALVIADDDPEMTERAVSVARTVAPDLDILTHADTPAALMQLQALGARHVLTPRREIAAGLLDLLTSEHLTRAEIARHLADRPAVSLSAEQQAQCDHAHANAGPITPEADACLECIASGDTWVHLRTCMTCGHVGCCDSSKNKHATRHARTQDHPVIRSAEPGETWAYCFEHGWTK from the coding sequence ATGTGGCGCGTGTGGTGTTGGATTGTGGCGGGAGTGGCCTGTGCTGGGGTGACCTTGGGCGGCTGGAGCTTGGATGGCTGGGCCGGGGCCGAAGCCGCGCACGCTGCGGGCGACGCCGCCCACACTGGCCCGCCCGCTTTCCTACTGCAACTGACCCTCCTGCTGGGCGTATCGGCGCTGGCGGCCTACCTGTCGTTCCGCCTCGGCCTGATTCCCATCATCGGGTTTTTGGTGGCGGGCGTGCTGGCCGGGCCGGGGGCGCTGGGCCTGATTCGGGATCAGGAATTGATCGCGGCGGCATCCGAAGTGGGCGTGATGCTGCTGCTGTTTACCATCGGCATAGAATTCAGCCTGGAGCGGCTGCAACGCATTTCCCGCCTGATTTTTTTGGGCGGCGGCCTGCAAGTGGGCCTCACGGTGGCCGCTGTGACCGGGGCGCTGGCGGCCTTTGGCGTGGGCTGGCAAAGCGCCGTGTTTACGGGCTGCCTGATCGCCCTGTCCAGCACCGCCATCGTGATGCGGGTGCTGGCCGAGCGGGGGCAAACGGGCGCACGCACCGGGCAGGTGGCGCTGGGCATCCTAATTTTTCAGGATCTGGCGGTGGTACTGATGGTGTTGCTGGTGCCCATGCTGGCCGGACAGGGCGGCGGCGTGGCAGGCGTAGCGCTGGCCCTCGCCAAAGCGGCGGGCATCATCGTGTTTGTGCTGGTGGCCGCCCGACGACTGGTGCCGCCGATCATGGAAGTGGTGGCCCGCACCTGTAGCAATGAAATTTTTTTGCTGACAGTGGTGGCGCTGTGCTTTGGCACGGCCAGCCTCACGGCGGCGGCTGGGGTGAGCCTTGCGTTGGGGGCATTCTTGGCGGGCCTGTTGGTCAGCGAAAGCCGGTACGGTATGCAGGCATTGGGCGAAATCTTGCCGCTGCAAATCCTGTTCAGCGCGGCGTTTTTCCTGTCGGTGGGACTGCAACTGGATTTGGGGTTCCTGATTCGCAACCTCCCTACCGTGTTGGGCGTGGTGCTGCTGATGGCTGTGCTGAAGGCGTTGGTGACCGGAGCCAGCGTGCGGCTGCTGGGCGAACGCGCGGCCATTGCCCTTCCGGTGGCGCTGCTGACCGCGCAGGTCGGAGAATTTTCCTTCGTGCTGGCGGGCACTGGGCAGGCGTTGGGCCTCAGCTTTGCCGGACTGGGCGAGCGCGGCACCCAGATTTTTATTGCCGCCACCGTCCTGCTGATGGGCCTGACCCCAGCGGTGGCGGCATTGGCGGGGCCACTGGCAACCGCAGGAGCCAGATGGCCGGGGGGCAAAAAACGTGAAGCTGTGGCGGCTCACACTGCCGCCCCACCCGCCGAAGCCGAGGCCCATTCCGCGCTCCCTGTGGCCGGACGGGTCGTGTTTGCCGGATACGGGCCGCATGCCCGCTTGGCCGCCCGCGCCCTCAGCCGCGCTGGATTGCCGTATTCGGTCATTACCCGTAGCCCGGACGGAGCCAGCGAACTGACCGGGCGCGGCGCTCCGGTACTGATTGCCGACTATACCCGCGCTGGCCTGCTGCGGGAACTGAATCTGGCGTCGGCCCGCGCACTGGTCATTGCCGACGACGACCCCGAAATGACCGAACGCGCCGTGAGTGTGGCCCGCACGGTGGCCCCCGATCTGGACATTTTGACGCACGCCGACACGCCTGCCGCCCTGATGCAGTTGCAGGCATTGGGCGCACGCCATGTGCTGACCCCGCGCCGCGAGATTGCCGCCGGGCTGCTGGATCTGCTGACCTCCGAACACCTGACGCGGGCCGAGATTGCCCGCCATCTGGCAGACCGTCCCGCCGTGTCTCTGAGCGCCGAGCAGCAGGCGCAGTGCGACCACGCCCACGCCAACGCTGGCCCCATCACGCCCGAAGCCGATGCCTGTTTAGAGTGCATCGCCAGCGGAGATACTTGGGTGCATTTACGAACCTGCATGACCTGCGGGCACGTGGGCTGTTGCGATTCCAGCAAAAACAAACACGCCACGCGCCACGCCCGCACCCAAGATCACCCGGTGATCAGGAGTGCCGAACCGGGCGAAACATGGGCCTACTGTTTTGAACACGGCTGGACGAAATAG
- the gatB gene encoding Asp-tRNA(Asn)/Glu-tRNA(Gln) amidotransferase subunit GatB has product MSQQSSSQGSGYQTVIGLEVHLQLRTRTKIFTACPADYHGAGPNEFTDPMVLGLPGALPTLNREAVELGMMFGLGMNCDVSGFTQFHRKNYFYPDSPKNFQLSQYDRPIARDGYLDVEGGRVRITRAHLEDDAGKLMHPTYAPYSLLDLNRAGSALIEMVTEADITGPEQARAFLEAVQAIAQALGVSDATPEEGKMRCDVNISVHKLGTPWGTKVEVKNLNSFRSVARAIDYEAARQARVLDGGGSITQDTLGWDEGGQKTFLMRTKEGEADYRYFPEPDLPPLDITPEWIERVRARMPELPAQKRARYVAAGVREADADTLSLDVNLSRFYDEALAEVPAPDAPAPDAQRLSNWLLTEVTGFLAASERGIRDTALQPAHLAALVRLIDAGTISGKIAKDLLPDVMAGQSPETLVQERGLMVVTDTGAIDAAIDAAMTANPKAVEQFRAGNAKAANALFGPVMKAMGGQAKPEVVRDQLLKKLAE; this is encoded by the coding sequence ATGTCTCAGCAGTCGAGTTCTCAGGGGTCGGGCTACCAAACAGTGATCGGGTTAGAGGTGCATTTGCAGTTGCGGACGCGCACCAAGATCTTTACGGCGTGTCCTGCCGACTACCACGGCGCGGGGCCGAACGAATTCACCGACCCGATGGTGCTGGGCCTGCCCGGTGCGCTGCCGACCCTCAACCGCGAGGCCGTGGAACTGGGCATGATGTTCGGCCTCGGCATGAACTGCGACGTGTCGGGCTTTACTCAGTTTCACCGCAAAAACTACTTTTATCCGGATTCGCCCAAGAATTTTCAGTTGTCGCAATATGACCGCCCGATTGCGCGGGACGGCTATCTGGACGTAGAAGGCGGGCGTGTGCGGATTACCCGCGCCCACCTGGAGGACGATGCGGGCAAGCTGATGCACCCCACCTACGCGCCCTACAGCCTGCTGGATCTGAACCGCGCTGGCTCGGCCCTCATAGAAATGGTCACGGAGGCCGACATCACCGGGCCGGAGCAGGCCCGCGCCTTCCTGGAAGCGGTGCAGGCCATCGCGCAGGCCCTCGGCGTTTCGGACGCCACGCCGGAAGAGGGCAAGATGCGCTGCGACGTGAACATCAGCGTGCACAAGCTGGGAACGCCCTGGGGCACCAAGGTTGAGGTGAAGAACCTGAACTCGTTTCGCAGCGTGGCCCGCGCCATAGATTACGAGGCGGCGCGTCAGGCCCGCGTGCTGGACGGCGGCGGCAGCATTACGCAGGACACGCTGGGCTGGGATGAGGGTGGCCAGAAAACCTTCCTGATGAGAACCAAGGAGGGCGAGGCCGATTACCGCTACTTCCCCGAACCCGATCTGCCCCCGCTGGACATCACGCCGGAATGGATCGAACGTGTGCGGGCGCGGATGCCCGAACTGCCCGCGCAGAAGCGGGCGCGGTATGTGGCAGCGGGCGTGCGCGAGGCCGACGCCGACACCCTGAGCTTGGACGTGAACCTCAGCCGTTTTTATGACGAAGCGTTGGCCGAAGTTCCCGCACCAGATGCCCCAGCGCCAGACGCACAGCGCCTCTCCAACTGGCTGCTGACCGAGGTGACCGGATTCCTCGCCGCCAGTGAGCGGGGCATCCGGGACACGGCACTTCAGCCCGCGCATCTGGCCGCCCTCGTGCGCCTGATCGACGCCGGAACCATCAGCGGCAAAATTGCCAAAGACCTGCTGCCCGACGTGATGGCGGGCCAAAGCCCTGAGACGCTGGTGCAGGAGCGCGGGCTGATGGTGGTCACCGACACCGGAGCCATCGACGCCGCCATCGACGCCGCCATGACTGCCAATCCCAAAGCCGTGGAACAGTTTCGCGCCGGAAACGCCAAAGCTGCCAACGCCCTGTTCGGCCCCGTCATGAAGGCGATGGGCGGGCAGGCCAAACCCGAAGTCGTGCGCGACCAACTGCTGAAAAAGCTGGCGGAATGA
- a CDS encoding GNAT family N-acetyltransferase gives MLRAATPADALTFALHRYPAGGDAQERPSHAAWVEEAMQNGKYLRFLTVGNGGTVISGAGLTLLEWGPTRGDPQSFRGRIVNVWTQPDHRRQGHARAAMLACLAAARSRGISRISLGTTPEARALYESLGSRARSSELNLTLAINKDS, from the coding sequence ATGCTCCGTGCCGCCACGCCTGCCGACGCCCTTACCTTTGCCCTGCACCGTTACCCCGCCGGTGGCGACGCGCAGGAGCGGCCGAGTCATGCCGCGTGGGTAGAAGAGGCCATGCAGAACGGCAAGTATCTGAGATTCTTGACTGTGGGGAATGGGGGAACCGTCATCTCCGGCGCGGGCCTGACCCTGTTGGAATGGGGGCCGACGCGGGGCGATCCGCAGTCATTTCGGGGCCGAATTGTGAATGTCTGGACGCAACCCGATCACCGCAGGCAGGGCCACGCCCGCGCCGCCATGCTGGCCTGCCTTGCCGCCGCCCGGAGCCGGGGCATCTCACGCATCAGCCTCGGCACCACGCCAGAAGCCCGCGCCCTGTACGAGTCGTTGGGCTCCCGGGCAAGGAGCAGCGAACTGAACTTGACCTTGGCCATCAACAAAGACAGCTAA
- a CDS encoding sigma 54-interacting transcriptional regulator: protein MTAPHTTAGMAQDTAIQTPAAQTLKELLQTPAYLGRTPFDGVRRTVHDEVRGNLMLKLRTGEDLFPGVVGYDDTVIPQLVNALLARQNFILLGLRGQAKSRILRAITGLMDDFVPVISGVEMPDDPLNPVGAEGRALLEAHGLDLPIRWLPRADRYVEKLATPDVTVADLIGDVDPIKAARLGTSLGDVRSMHFGLLPRANRGIFAVNELADLAPKVQVALFNILQEGDVQIKGYPIRLELDVMLVFSANPEDYTARGKIVTPLKDRIGSEIRTHYPTDVRLGMNITEQEAVRGEDVTVPGFMAELIEEIAFQAREDGRVDKLSGVSQRLPISLMEVASANAERRSLTGDGQPVVRVSDVYAGLPAITGKMELEYEGEMKGADQVARDVIRKAAGAVYARRHASADTRDLEKWFEDGNVFRFPQGGDPAAGMKATAQVPGLRDLAVEIADSNSDAVRVSAAEFILEGLYGRKKLSRAEETYAAPEQETRQQRGGRWN from the coding sequence ATGACTGCACCCCACACGACGGCAGGGATGGCGCAAGACACGGCAATTCAGACTCCCGCAGCGCAGACGCTGAAAGAACTGCTCCAGACGCCCGCTTATTTGGGCCGCACTCCGTTTGATGGGGTGCGTCGCACCGTCCACGACGAGGTACGTGGCAACCTGATGCTGAAGCTGCGAACGGGCGAAGACCTGTTTCCCGGCGTGGTGGGCTACGACGACACCGTGATTCCCCAACTGGTGAACGCGCTGCTGGCCCGCCAGAACTTTATTTTGCTGGGACTGCGCGGACAGGCCAAGAGCCGGATTCTGCGGGCCATCACGGGCCTGATGGATGACTTTGTTCCCGTGATTTCGGGCGTGGAAATGCCCGACGATCCCCTGAACCCAGTGGGTGCAGAAGGCCGCGCCCTGCTGGAAGCGCACGGGCTGGACTTGCCGATTCGCTGGCTGCCCCGTGCTGACCGCTACGTAGAAAAACTCGCCACGCCCGATGTGACAGTGGCCGACCTGATCGGCGACGTAGACCCCATCAAGGCCGCCCGCCTCGGCACCAGCCTGGGCGACGTGCGCTCCATGCACTTTGGCCTGCTGCCCCGCGCCAACCGGGGAATTTTTGCCGTAAACGAATTGGCCGATCTTGCGCCCAAAGTGCAGGTCGCGCTGTTCAACATCCTTCAGGAAGGCGACGTACAGATCAAAGGCTACCCCATCCGCCTTGAACTGGACGTGATGCTGGTGTTTTCCGCCAACCCGGAAGACTACACGGCACGCGGCAAAATCGTCACGCCCCTGAAAGACCGCATCGGCAGCGAAATCCGCACCCACTACCCCACCGATGTGCGCCTCGGCATGAACATCACGGAGCAGGAAGCGGTACGCGGCGAGGACGTGACCGTGCCCGGATTTATGGCCGAACTGATTGAGGAAATCGCCTTTCAGGCCCGCGAAGATGGCCGCGTGGACAAGCTTTCGGGCGTGTCTCAGCGCCTGCCGATCAGCCTGATGGAAGTGGCGAGCGCCAACGCCGAACGCCGCAGCCTGACCGGAGATGGCCAACCTGTGGTGCGGGTCAGCGACGTGTACGCGGGACTTCCCGCCATTACGGGCAAGATGGAACTGGAATACGAGGGCGAGATGAAGGGGGCCGATCAGGTGGCCCGCGACGTGATCCGCAAGGCCGCCGGAGCCGTGTACGCCCGCCGCCACGCCAGCGCCGATACCCGCGACCTGGAAAAGTGGTTTGAAGACGGCAACGTGTTCCGCTTTCCTCAGGGCGGCGACCCCGCTGCTGGCATGAAAGCCACCGCACAGGTGCCCGGCCTGCGTGACCTTGCCGTAGAAATTGCCGACAGCAACAGCGACGCCGTGCGGGTCAGTGCCGCCGAATTCATTTTGGAAGGCCTGTATGGCCGCAAGAAACTGAGCCGGGCCGAAGAAACCTACGCCGCACCAGAACAGGAAACCCGTCAGCAGCGGGGCGGACGCTGGAACTGA
- the panB gene encoding 3-methyl-2-oxobutanoate hydroxymethyltransferase produces the protein MKRSVPELMTAAEPLVMVTAYDYPGGIHAERGGADLILVGDSLGNVVLGYDSTAPVTLSDMIHHARAVRRGAQNTFLVVDLPFGTYHTGVTDAMRAAVRVIQETGADAVKMEGATPEVLDVVRVLSRNGIPVMGHVGLMPQTATAQGGLKVQGKDEESARRTVDGAQALQDAGAFAVVLEAIPARLARLITERLTVPTIGIGAGVYCKGQVLVYHDLLGLYEGDEKKLAKRYAELGRDAREAIAAYAAEVRAGQFPTKEQSFVMKDDVLGKLY, from the coding sequence ATGAAACGCAGCGTGCCCGAACTGATGACCGCCGCCGAACCCCTGGTGATGGTCACGGCCTACGACTATCCCGGTGGTATTCACGCCGAGCGGGGCGGGGCCGACCTGATTCTGGTGGGCGACTCGCTGGGCAACGTGGTGCTGGGCTACGACTCCACCGCGCCCGTGACCTTAAGCGACATGATTCACCACGCCCGCGCCGTGCGCCGGGGGGCGCAGAACACCTTTCTGGTCGTCGATTTGCCCTTTGGCACGTACCACACCGGAGTCACCGACGCGATGCGGGCCGCCGTGCGCGTGATTCAGGAAACGGGGGCCGACGCCGTGAAGATGGAAGGGGCCACCCCCGAAGTGCTGGACGTGGTGCGTGTGCTGTCTCGGAACGGGATTCCGGTGATGGGACACGTGGGCCTGATGCCCCAGACCGCCACCGCGCAGGGCGGCTTGAAGGTGCAGGGCAAAGACGAGGAAAGCGCCCGCCGCACGGTAGATGGCGCACAGGCCTTACAGGATGCCGGAGCCTTCGCGGTGGTGCTGGAAGCCATTCCTGCTCGGTTGGCCCGCCTGATTACCGAACGTCTGACCGTGCCCACCATCGGCATTGGCGCGGGCGTGTACTGCAAAGGACAGGTGTTGGTGTACCACGACCTTCTGGGCCTGTACGAGGGCGACGAAAAGAAACTCGCCAAACGGTATGCCGAACTGGGCCGGGACGCCCGCGAAGCTATTGCCGCCTACGCCGCCGAAGTCCGCGCCGGGCAATTTCCGACCAAAGAGCAGAGCTTTGTGATGAAGGACGATGTGCTGGGCAAGTTGTATTAG
- a CDS encoding DUF420 domain-containing protein, with amino-acid sequence MAETINQWAVITIVLSGIALCFGVFFIRNQNREAHMRAMILASSFATIFLVLYLTRLGLGYEKRYAGPDTWRTAYYVLLISHIILATLNLPLAVGALWNAYKGLKAAKNLSNIDAPAARGFFNKHRAWVRWTVPVWLYVAVTGWIIYLVLGRYGEVIKG; translated from the coding sequence ATGGCGGAAACTATCAACCAGTGGGCGGTCATTACCATCGTCCTCAGCGGCATCGCGCTTTGCTTTGGCGTGTTCTTTATTCGCAATCAAAACCGCGAAGCACATATGCGGGCCATGATCCTGGCCAGCAGCTTTGCCACCATTTTTCTGGTGCTGTACCTGACCCGCCTTGGCCTCGGCTACGAAAAGAGGTATGCAGGCCCCGACACCTGGCGCACGGCCTATTACGTGCTGCTGATCAGTCACATTATTCTGGCGACCCTGAATCTGCCGCTGGCGGTGGGCGCACTCTGGAACGCCTATAAGGGGCTGAAGGCCGCCAAAAATCTGAGCAATATCGACGCACCCGCCGCCCGTGGATTCTTCAACAAACACCGGGCCTGGGTGCGCTGGACAGTTCCGGTCTGGCTGTATGTGGCGGTCACGGGCTGGATCATTTATCTGGTACTGGGGCGCTACGGCGAGGTGATCAAGGGGTAG